The following is a genomic window from Bacillus sp. FJAT-52991.
ATCATTGAAAATGACCGTCATCATTGATACAGTGATCGTTCTCTTTTTAGTCATAGGAGCGTTTCTCAGCCTTGTAGCTGCCTTTGGTGTCATAAGACTCCCAGATGTGTATACACGCAATCACGCGGCGTCTAAAGCGGCTACATTAGGCGTGATGTCCACTCTACTTGCGGCCTTCCTCTACTTTTACTTAATCGAAGGCCATTTCAGCTCACGGATTATTCTCGGGATCGTCTTTATCTTTATTACAGCTCCGGTCTCCGGGCATTTGATCAGCCGAGCAGCCTACAATGCTGGCGTCAAGCTTTCCGACAGCAGTATCCGTGACGATTTAAAAGATAAAAATAAGTAATCAAAAAGCTAGCAGTGAAAAAAAACTGCTAGCTTTTTATGTATCTAGCTATAGGCTCCAGACTCTCGAGTTAAATAATCTGCCACTTACAAGGCTACCGCCTTTCCAGCGTCAGAACATTTGTTTGTCGTGTCTGAACAGTCGGCTCCGCTTTTACTTTTTCGGAACGACGGCTACTGTGCAGCGTGATAGGCAGATGAGCTGTTGGTGCTCGTCTTCAATTCGGATTTCCCATACCATCGTTGTGCGACCACGGTGAGCAACCTCTGCAATGGCAGTGACTGTCCCTTCTTTTTTGGCTTTAATATGATTGGCATTAATTTCGAGTCCAAAGCAAACTTCTTGTTGCATGTCAATTAAAGCAGCGGTGCCTATACTAGCTGCTGTTTCTGCAAGAGCAACAGAAGCTCCCCCGTGCAAAAAACCAAATGGCTGGCGCGTTCGTTCATCCACCGGCATCGTCATAATGACTTTTCCCTCACCGACTTCTACTACTTCCATACCAAGTGCACCAATTAATGAATTCGATATATCCATGTTTTCTCCTCCAAAAATGAATTATTATTCATTAGTTATTCGACGGCACTTGTCAAAATCCTTTTTTGACTTTCTATGCATTTTGGAATCATTTATGCAAAATTAAATAGTGTACATAAAAAATATCCACCTCCACCCAATTTTTCTGAATCTTTTTAATTGGCACAAAAATTGCAAATAAATTGATAAAGAATAATTTAAATAGAGAGAGGGAAAAAAATGAAAGCAAAAACACCGTCATTGGGCATCGCTTTGATTCCAATCTTAGCGATGATCATTTTCTTATTCGTAGGGATTTTAAAATTTGAAGCCGATCCACATATTCCACTGCTATTAAGTGCGACAGTTGCCGCAATCGTAGCTATTTATTTAGGACACACATGGAGAGAAATTGAAAAAGGAATGATTAATGCTGTTTCTCTAGCGATGCAGGCGCTTCTCATCTTAATGGTGATTGGAACGATCATCGGTACGTGGCTAGCGGCCGGAATTGTGCCGACAATGATTTATTATGGTCTCGATATTTTATCTCCTGCTTACTTCTTACCAGCAGCGGCGATTATTTGTAGTATCGTTGCGATCGCTTCAGGGAATGCCTGGACAGCCGCTGGGACGATAGGGATTGCCATTATGGGGATTGGAGCTGGACTCGGTATCGACACAGCTATGGTTGCAGGTGCTGTCATTTCCGGCTGTTATTTCGGTGATAAAATTTCTCCTTTATCAGAGACAACGAATATGTCACCCGGTATTACTGGTGTCGATTTATTTGACCATATTCGTCATATGTTGTATACAACGATACCCGCTCTGTTAATATCTGTCATTATTTACTTCTTTCTGGGGCTTTCTTTTAAAAATGACAGTGCTGGACTTGAAGAAGTGAATGCCCTTCAGCAACAATTAAACGAAATATTTACGATTAGTCCATGGCTCTTGCTCGTTCCGGCTGTCGTTCTAACGTTAATAGCGATGAAAACACCTGCTCTTCCTGGTCTGGTGATCGGATCGATATTAGGAGCAATCGTTGCGGTTGTTGTACAAGGTGTGCCATTGAACGAGATTTTAAGCATTATGGTAAACGGCTTTACAATGGAAACCGACAATGAGATTCTTGCAAACCTATTAAATAATGGCGGAATATCAGCTATGATGTATACGGTTTCATTGGTGATGATCGCGATGAGCTTCGGTGGAATTCTAGAAGTAAGCGGCGTGTTAGAAACGCTTGTGAAAAGCTTATTAAAACTAGCTAGATCAACAGGCAGCTTGATTGCAACAACTGTTGTCACTTGTATTACAGCTAATATTGTCGCATGTGACCAATACTTATCCATTCTTCTTCCTGGCCGAATGTATGTAACCGCTTACCGCAAGCGTGGATTACACCCGAAGAATTTATCACGAACGCTTGAGGATGCTGGGACAATGACCTCCCCTCTCGTTCCTTGGAATACATGTGGTGCCTTTATGACCGCCACATTAGGAGTTTCCACTTTCGAATATGCTCCGTATGCTTTATTATGTTTTATCAGTCCATTGATTGCTATTATTTATGGATTTACTGGATTTAAAATTGAAAAGCTATCCCAAGAAGAGATCGAACGAATCGAAACAGAGGAACAACAAATGATAGATATGGAAGAAAAGGAACTGAAACGAGCATAAGAAACAGAGGGCGTCTCATCAGCCAGTTTTCCGGCTTATAGACGCCCCCGTTTGAATTTCGAACACGTTCATATATCTATGTTTCTGATTTTAAAATTTCTAATAAAATAGCTGTAGGTCCACTTGATTCGACCTACAGCTTAATTGACGTTCCTTTGTATTAATAATAACCAAATGGCGAGCCACCATATGGAGGGAATGGCGGATACATTGGTGGATACGGTGGATAATATGGCCGCGCAATAAGTGCCCCTCCTAGAAATCCTCCTAACAGCCCTCCTAAAAACGGTCCTCCAAAGAAAGGTAGAAAACGGCTATCTCGAGCATACATAGCAAATGCCTCCTTTTTAACTGCCTACTATGGTGTATGCAGAAAGAAGGCAAATGGCATGGGCAAGTTTCCCATTATAAAATTAACGCCGCAATCCAACCGAATAAAATCACCGGTATATTATAATGTAAAAATGTCGGTACACAAGTATCCCAAATATGGTTATGCTGGCCATCGACATTCAAACCGGATGTCGGTCCAAGCGTACTATCAGAAGCCGGTGAACCCGCATCTCCAAGAGCACCAGCTGTTCCTACAAGAACAATCGTCGCCATCGGACTAAAACCAAGCTCTAACGCTAACGGCACAAAAATCGTTGCGATAATCGGAATCGTCGAGAAAGATGAACCGATCCCCATCGTGACAAATAATCCAACAATTAGCATAAGCAGCGCGCCGAGTGCTTGATTCTCGCCAATCATATTGGCTGCTTGTTCTACTAATCGGTCAACATCTCCCGTCGCACTCATCACATTTGCAAACCCTGATGCCGAAATCATGACAAAGCCAATAAACGCCATCATCCGCATACCGTCTGTCAGCAGGCGATCCGCTTGATGCCAGCTGATTGCTTTTGTAATGTAGAGAACAAGTATCCCTGCTAACGCGCCAAATACCATCGAGTCCGTCCAAATTTGCACAGCAACCGCCGCCACAATTGCAATGATTGACAAGATCATTGCTTTTTTATCATAGCCTTCACTTTCCTCTACAGATACCGGCATCACCGGATTCTCATAAGTTCTAGGCTTACGATAAGAGAAAAAGACAGCAACTAACAAGCCAACTAGCATGCCGGCAGCTGGGAATAACATCGCTTTCGTAATTTGACTCATCTCCACTGGTAAGCCGCTTTTCGTCATATTCGTGGCAATAATCTCATGAAATATTTGACCAAACCCGACTGGAATAAGCATATATGGTGTGACAAGACCAAATGTTAAAACAGATGCCACTAAACGACGATCAATTTGAAGCTCATTTAATATTTTCAATAATGGTGGAATTAATAACGGGATAAAAGCAATATGAATCGGAATTAAGTTTTGCGAGAAACAAGCCATTAATAAAATGACAAATAATATAAAAGCTCTTGATAATTTTTTCGCTCTCGCATCTTCTTTTTTTCCGACATACTTTAACACAAATTCAACAAGCGCATTCGGCAAGCCTGTGCTTGAAATCGCTACGGCAAATCCGCCAAGCATCGCATAGCTAAGTGCCGTATTCGCGCCGCCGCCCACACCTTCTGTAAATGCGTTAATTGTTCCTTCTATTTCTAAACCGCCAACCACTCCTCCAATGAGTGCACCCGTAATCAAAGAAAAAACAACATTGACACGTAGTAGACTAAGGAAAAGCATGACGATGACTGCAACGACAACAGCATTCATCTAAAACGCCCCTTTTACTTTAGTTTGCTAAATTGGTAGAGAACTAAAATAAAAGTACCAGTATTATAGAAAGTTGTCAATGCTTTTTAACCCCATTAAAACTTTGCGAGTTTATAAAAGTTGAAAAACGGACTGGAACATCCAAGAAAGTCCTACTATGGGCGAAGAAATCCATTAGAAAAGAGGCTGATCCCTCAGCCTCTTTTCTCTTATTCTTCGTTTCTTCGCATCGCCAATAAGGCTAATGTACGCACCATAGCACCGGTAGCTCCTGCTGGACCAAGTGCTCCGCCTTTATTCGTATCGGCCGTGCCAGCAATGTCTAAATGAACCCACGGAGTCCCTTCCGCAAATTCACCGATAAATCCGCCGCCCATAATTGCATGGCCGTCACGACCAGGAGAATTATTTAAATCGGCAATCGAGCTGTTGCGGATTCTTTTTTTATCTTTTTCTGTAAGTGGCAGGCGCCAAATAAACTCACCTGCTTCAAAAGACGCTTCTAACACTTCTTCAAACAATTCTTCGTTATTTGTAATCGCACCAGTTTTATCCGTACCGAGTGCGACGATCACGCCACCCGTTAATGTCGCTACATCAATCAAATAGTTGGCTCCATGATGCTTTGCGTACGTCATTGCATCGGCAAGTACGAGGCGACCCTCAGCATCCGTATTCAACACTTCAATCGTTTTGCCACTCATCGACGTAATCACATCATCCGGTTTAAAGGCGTGTCCACTTACCATATTATCGGTAGAAGGAATGACCGCAACGATATTTTGATTAGGCTTTAATTCCCCGATGATTTCCATGGCACCTAACACAGCTGCTGCGCCACCCATATCGGTTTTCATGCCAACAATTCCGTCTTTTGGCTTCAAGGAGTATCCGCCTGTATCAAACGTGATCCCTTTGCCGACAAGGCCAAGCACATCGGTCCATTCCTCTTTTGGCTGATATTTTAACGTGATCATTTTTGGCGGTTCTGTAGAGCCTTGATTGACCGCTAAAAAAGCACCCATGCCGAGCTTTTCCATGTCCGCTTTTTCAAGAATCTCGACTTCAAACCCGTATTTAACGGCTAATTGTTCCGCATAAGCAGCTAAGTCGGATGCCGTTAACATATTACCTGGTGTATTGACAAGCGTGCGAGCAGAATTGGTTCCTTGGCTCAGTACATAGCCCACTTGAAGAGCTGCTTGCACCGCTTCGCTTTCTGCTTTTGTCAAAACGGTTAATTGCTCAACCTTCTTCTCCGGCTCGTTCGATGCCTGTTTGTACCCTTTAAATTCATAGGTAGCTAATCCGAATGCCTCACTGAAGGCTTGAGCCGCATCTTCTGCGCTAATTTCCTCACAAACAAAGCTATCCAGCGCAACGGCCACTGATGTAAGCCCTAAATGCTTGCTTTTGATAAACGCTCCGCCGATCGCTTCTTTCATCTCATGAAAATCGGCTTGCTTTTCTTTCCCAAGCCCAACAAAGAGTAATCGTTTAGCCGGCATCTTTCCTAATGTAGGTACGATCGCTACCTTTTTGCTTTTAGCGGAAAGATCACCTTCCTTGACGAGTTCAGTTAATTCTCCATTGAACAGTTCGTCTAGCGTCGCTAGCTCCCCTGCAAATTTCAATGGACGGTCATAAAGACCTACTATTAAACAAGGAGTCTCTTGCTGTAACATTGATTCATTTTTTACCGTAAACATATTGTCCACCTCCATTTTTATTATACAGAAAATTATTTCGCAATTCGAATAAATTACGGTAAGATGAAAGAAAAGGGAGGGATTTGTTTGCGATTAATTTCTATTTGTCCAAGCAATACAGAACTGCTTGAATTTCTTGGACTGACAGATCAGCTTGTCGGTGTGGATGATTATTCTGATTGGCCTGAGGCGGTTTCTCGTTTGCCTCGGCTTGGGCCTGATCTCGATATTGATATGGACCAAGTGGAGGCGTTAAAGCCCGATCTTGTGATTGCTTCTTTAAGTGTCCCTGGGATGGAAAAGAATGTGGAGGAGCTTCAAAAACGAGGATTGCCTTATATTGTGACGAATCCGCAATCGTTAGCGGAGATCGGTCAATCACTTGTGGAAGTCGGAGCGGCATGCGGTGTAGATGAAAAAGCTAGATTAGTAGCAGAGCGTTATTTTTCTCAACTAGAGAAATTTAAACAGGCAGCAAGTCGCATTGAAAATCGGCCTTCGCTGTACTGGGAGTGGTGGCCAAAGCCCGTTTTCACGCCTGGAAAAGTGAATTGGCTTACCGAAATAAGCGAGCTTGCAGGCGGCTATAATGTCTTTTTCAACGAAGAGACAGCCAATTTTCAAACCGATTGGGAAGAGGTAAAGCGAAGAAACCCTGATTACATTTTACTTTCATGGGTCGGGGTGCGCACCGAAAAAATCAACCCAGCGATTGTCCAAAAACGACCAGGCTGGACGGAATTACCTGCCATCCAGCAGCAAAAAGTGGCGGTCATGGAAGAAGAGCTCTATTGTCGACCTTCGCCACGACTATTAGCTGGTCTTCATAAGCTAGCGATGATGCTACATCCTGTTATTTTTGAAACGGTTGAAATGGATGATTTGTTTGTAGATAAAAGCAAGTGAATGCCCCCGTTTCATCAATCTATCAATCATACAAAAAAG
Proteins encoded in this region:
- the mnhG gene encoding monovalent cation/H(+) antiporter subunit G — its product is MTVIIDTVIVLFLVIGAFLSLVAAFGVIRLPDVYTRNHAASKAATLGVMSTLLAAFLYFYLIEGHFSSRIILGIVFIFITAPVSGHLISRAAYNAGVKLSDSSIRDDLKDKNK
- a CDS encoding hotdog fold thioesterase yields the protein MDISNSLIGALGMEVVEVGEGKVIMTMPVDERTRQPFGFLHGGASVALAETAASIGTAALIDMQQEVCFGLEINANHIKAKKEGTVTAIAEVAHRGRTTMVWEIRIEDEHQQLICLSRCTVAVVPKK
- the nhaC gene encoding Na+/H+ antiporter NhaC, producing MKAKTPSLGIALIPILAMIIFLFVGILKFEADPHIPLLLSATVAAIVAIYLGHTWREIEKGMINAVSLAMQALLILMVIGTIIGTWLAAGIVPTMIYYGLDILSPAYFLPAAAIICSIVAIASGNAWTAAGTIGIAIMGIGAGLGIDTAMVAGAVISGCYFGDKISPLSETTNMSPGITGVDLFDHIRHMLYTTIPALLISVIIYFFLGLSFKNDSAGLEEVNALQQQLNEIFTISPWLLLVPAVVLTLIAMKTPALPGLVIGSILGAIVAVVVQGVPLNEILSIMVNGFTMETDNEILANLLNNGGISAMMYTVSLVMIAMSFGGILEVSGVLETLVKSLLKLARSTGSLIATTVVTCITANIVACDQYLSILLPGRMYVTAYRKRGLHPKNLSRTLEDAGTMTSPLVPWNTCGAFMTATLGVSTFEYAPYALLCFISPLIAIIYGFTGFKIEKLSQEEIERIETEEQQMIDMEEKELKRA
- a CDS encoding Na+/H+ antiporter family protein, with product MNAVVVAVIVMLFLSLLRVNVVFSLITGALIGGVVGGLEIEGTINAFTEGVGGGANTALSYAMLGGFAVAISSTGLPNALVEFVLKYVGKKEDARAKKLSRAFILFVILLMACFSQNLIPIHIAFIPLLIPPLLKILNELQIDRRLVASVLTFGLVTPYMLIPVGFGQIFHEIIATNMTKSGLPVEMSQITKAMLFPAAGMLVGLLVAVFFSYRKPRTYENPVMPVSVEESEGYDKKAMILSIIAIVAAVAVQIWTDSMVFGALAGILVLYITKAISWHQADRLLTDGMRMMAFIGFVMISASGFANVMSATGDVDRLVEQAANMIGENQALGALLMLIVGLFVTMGIGSSFSTIPIIATIFVPLALELGFSPMATIVLVGTAGALGDAGSPASDSTLGPTSGLNVDGQHNHIWDTCVPTFLHYNIPVILFGWIAALIL
- a CDS encoding leucyl aminopeptidase, with the translated sequence MFTVKNESMLQQETPCLIVGLYDRPLKFAGELATLDELFNGELTELVKEGDLSAKSKKVAIVPTLGKMPAKRLLFVGLGKEKQADFHEMKEAIGGAFIKSKHLGLTSVAVALDSFVCEEISAEDAAQAFSEAFGLATYEFKGYKQASNEPEKKVEQLTVLTKAESEAVQAALQVGYVLSQGTNSARTLVNTPGNMLTASDLAAYAEQLAVKYGFEVEILEKADMEKLGMGAFLAVNQGSTEPPKMITLKYQPKEEWTDVLGLVGKGITFDTGGYSLKPKDGIVGMKTDMGGAAAVLGAMEIIGELKPNQNIVAVIPSTDNMVSGHAFKPDDVITSMSGKTIEVLNTDAEGRLVLADAMTYAKHHGANYLIDVATLTGGVIVALGTDKTGAITNNEELFEEVLEASFEAGEFIWRLPLTEKDKKRIRNSSIADLNNSPGRDGHAIMGGGFIGEFAEGTPWVHLDIAGTADTNKGGALGPAGATGAMVRTLALLAMRRNEE
- a CDS encoding cobalamin-binding protein, with the translated sequence MRLISICPSNTELLEFLGLTDQLVGVDDYSDWPEAVSRLPRLGPDLDIDMDQVEALKPDLVIASLSVPGMEKNVEELQKRGLPYIVTNPQSLAEIGQSLVEVGAACGVDEKARLVAERYFSQLEKFKQAASRIENRPSLYWEWWPKPVFTPGKVNWLTEISELAGGYNVFFNEETANFQTDWEEVKRRNPDYILLSWVGVRTEKINPAIVQKRPGWTELPAIQQQKVAVMEEELYCRPSPRLLAGLHKLAMMLHPVIFETVEMDDLFVDKSK